One stretch of Anaerolineae bacterium DNA includes these proteins:
- the fliJ gene encoding flagellar export protein FliJ — protein sequence MPPFRFRLQRVLDYRSRLVEAQRIEVSRCAALVARARQRLRVVRQRRHHALASIEPGCGLRVDVAGQEALWTYLGQLREEERQCQEELTQASSALSGARARLAQLKVEEQVIQKLKKRQRERADAEARRHEVKQMDDVTTSRLPLDR from the coding sequence ATGCCACCCTTTCGCTTCCGCCTGCAGCGGGTATTGGACTATAGGAGCAGACTGGTCGAGGCTCAAAGGATAGAGGTTTCGCGATGCGCTGCCCTGGTGGCCAGGGCCCGCCAAAGGCTGCGGGTGGTACGGCAACGTCGGCACCACGCTTTGGCATCCATCGAGCCCGGTTGCGGCTTGCGAGTGGACGTGGCGGGGCAGGAGGCCCTGTGGACCTACCTCGGCCAGCTGCGAGAGGAAGAACGACAGTGTCAGGAGGAGCTGACACAGGCATCCTCAGCCCTCTCGGGCGCTCGGGCCAGGCTGGCCCAGCTCAAGGTCGAGGAGCAGGTGATACAGAAGCTCAAGAAGCGCCAGCGGGAGCGCGCCGACGCCGAAGCCCGCCGCCATGAGGTGAAGCAGATGGACGATGTGACTACCAGCCGGCTTCCGCTGGACCGCTAG
- a CDS encoding lytic transglycosylase domain-containing protein, giving the protein MTVLLRVQLQLLRGALAELIPGSQALALRSTPTDFETVIEQACQRYGVDPSLVKGLIKAESDFDPQAVSPKGAKGLMQLMDATAAALGVADPFDPVQNVEAGVRLLSSLLDRYHDERLALAAYNAGPRAVDQFGGVPPYQETLEYVPRVLAYRDAFASSSTWEA; this is encoded by the coding sequence ATGACCGTGCTGCTCCGGGTGCAGCTACAGTTGCTCCGCGGGGCCCTGGCAGAGCTGATCCCCGGCTCGCAGGCGCTCGCCTTGCGCTCTACGCCGACCGACTTCGAGACCGTGATCGAACAAGCCTGCCAACGCTATGGAGTAGACCCTAGCCTGGTGAAGGGCCTGATCAAAGCCGAATCGGATTTCGACCCCCAAGCCGTAAGCCCCAAGGGGGCCAAGGGGCTGATGCAGCTTATGGATGCCACTGCTGCCGCCCTGGGTGTCGCCGACCCATTCGACCCGGTGCAGAACGTGGAGGCCGGCGTCCGGCTCCTCTCATCTCTGCTCGACCGCTACCACGACGAACGTCTGGCGCTGGCAGCCTACAACGCCGGGCCGAGAGCTGTAGACCAGTTCGGCGGCGTGCCGCCCTACCAGGAGACGCTCGAGTACGTCCCCCGGGTCCTTGCCTACCGCGACGCTTTCGCCAGCTCTAGCACCTGGGAGGCCTGA
- the flgB gene encoding flagellar basal body rod protein FlgB, giving the protein MPEITNDPAIRALRYALDGLSLRQQAVAQNIANLNTPGYKAARVSFEEELQRRLRGSGDAVDVSLTHPAHVLPSERPGVSITRDASTSIRLDGNNVDIDWEMARLAETVINYNTVTELISMKLAILKTAIKGG; this is encoded by the coding sequence ATGCCTGAGATAACCAACGACCCAGCCATCCGGGCGCTGCGCTACGCCCTGGACGGACTGTCCCTGCGGCAGCAAGCCGTGGCTCAGAACATTGCCAACCTCAATACCCCGGGCTACAAGGCCGCGCGCGTCTCTTTCGAGGAGGAGCTGCAGAGACGGCTCCGTGGCAGCGGGGATGCTGTAGACGTGAGCCTCACGCATCCCGCCCACGTGTTGCCCTCGGAGCGTCCGGGCGTCTCCATCACCCGAGACGCTAGCACCTCCATACGGCTCGACGGCAACAATGTGGACATAGACTGGGAGATGGCCCGCTTGGCCGAGACAGTGATCAACTACAACACCGTCACCGAGCTGATCTCCATGAAGCTGGCCATCCTCAAGACGGCTATCAAGGGTGGGTAG
- a CDS encoding flagellar hook capping protein: MYVAALGPTTHQQLAETAAERRLDLGQDAFLKLLLTQLKYQDPMEAMDDREFMAQLAQFTSLSELQKLNQAVSELASVQSLNGASALIGKRVSALDSSGQPLSGTVEAALLREGEVYLRVAGTEVALKTVREVNLGGS; this comes from the coding sequence ATGTACGTAGCAGCACTGGGCCCGACCACGCATCAGCAATTAGCTGAGACGGCGGCCGAGCGGCGCTTGGACCTGGGGCAGGATGCCTTCCTCAAGCTCCTGCTCACACAGCTCAAGTACCAGGACCCCATGGAAGCCATGGATGATCGTGAGTTCATGGCTCAACTGGCGCAGTTCACTTCGCTCTCGGAACTGCAGAAGCTGAACCAGGCCGTCAGCGAGCTGGCCTCGGTGCAGTCGCTGAACGGTGCCAGCGCCCTGATCGGCAAGCGCGTGTCGGCGCTCGACTCCTCGGGGCAGCCACTCTCCGGCACCGTGGAGGCCGCGCTCCTCCGAGAGGGCGAGGTCTACCTCCGCGTAGCCGGAACCGAAGTGGCCCTTAAGACTGTCAGAGAGGTGAACCTCGGTGGATCCTAA
- a CDS encoding flagellar protein yields the protein MAAPSGGAPAPHPARPEATGATSFERVLQRASAETAPLRFSKHAQARLEQRGLTLDAHGLERLQGAVEQAAAKGARDSLVLMDDLALIVSIKNRTVVTAVDAASRRGNVFTNIDSVVLAE from the coding sequence ATCGCCGCGCCGAGCGGAGGTGCCCCGGCGCCGCATCCGGCCCGCCCGGAAGCGACGGGAGCCACGAGCTTCGAGCGCGTCCTACAGCGGGCGTCCGCCGAGACGGCGCCGCTACGCTTCTCGAAGCATGCCCAGGCTCGACTGGAACAGCGCGGTCTGACCCTGGACGCCCACGGCCTGGAGCGGCTCCAAGGAGCCGTCGAGCAGGCCGCAGCGAAAGGAGCGCGCGACTCCCTGGTTCTCATGGATGACCTGGCGCTTATCGTCAGCATCAAGAATCGCACCGTGGTGACGGCGGTGGACGCTGCCAGCCGCAGAGGCAACGTCTTCACCAACATAGACAGCGTCGTCCTAGCAGAATGA
- a CDS encoding flagellar hook protein FlgE, whose protein sequence is MMRSLSSAIAALKNHQLYLDVIAANISNVNTTAYKSSKISFQELLSQTIRPASAPQGGLGGRNSVQVGLGMALGSVSTDFTQGSPQATGKMTDLAIQGDGFFVVQGPLGNMYTRDGTVDIGLDGSLVSLATGMHLLGWPADATGAVNTTDGLGPIAIPFGQSMARATSEVRFKGNLAAEAEAGDTVTTQFGVYDSLGVIHTLEVVFTRNAGTPATWTLTASELTVAADGSVVRTPVSSISDNTIEFDEFGQIVDENAGSEGTESPTLQLELAYDTGAVTPALLTVNLATVTGLSGKSEVNPVSQDGLESGSLVSFSVDVYGQVVGVFSNGLNRTLGQLALAKFINPGGLLRQGENLYSVSTNSGTPQHGEPGQDGRGLISAGYLEASNVDLAQQFTNMIVAQRGFQANSRIISTSDEMLNELVNLKR, encoded by the coding sequence ATGATGCGTTCGCTTTCTTCCGCCATCGCAGCTCTGAAGAACCACCAGCTCTATCTGGACGTGATCGCAGCCAACATCTCTAACGTCAACACCACCGCCTACAAGAGCAGCAAGATATCCTTCCAGGAGCTCCTCAGTCAGACCATTCGCCCTGCTAGCGCGCCTCAGGGCGGCCTCGGCGGGCGCAACTCGGTGCAGGTCGGGCTGGGCATGGCGCTCGGGAGCGTAAGTACCGACTTCACCCAGGGCAGCCCCCAGGCCACCGGCAAGATGACCGACCTCGCCATTCAAGGGGACGGCTTCTTCGTAGTGCAGGGGCCCCTCGGGAACATGTACACCCGCGATGGCACGGTGGACATCGGGCTCGACGGCAGCCTGGTGAGCCTGGCGACTGGTATGCACTTGCTCGGCTGGCCTGCCGATGCGACCGGTGCGGTGAACACTACTGACGGGCTGGGGCCCATCGCCATCCCGTTTGGCCAGAGCATGGCCCGAGCCACCAGCGAGGTCCGCTTCAAGGGGAACCTGGCTGCCGAGGCCGAGGCGGGCGACACCGTCACTACCCAGTTCGGCGTCTACGACTCCCTCGGGGTCATCCACACCCTGGAGGTTGTGTTCACCCGCAACGCCGGAACTCCGGCTACGTGGACCCTGACGGCCAGCGAGCTCACCGTCGCGGCGGACGGAAGCGTTGTCCGTACCCCGGTGTCCTCCATATCCGACAACACAATCGAGTTCGACGAGTTCGGCCAGATCGTGGACGAGAACGCGGGCTCAGAGGGCACCGAGTCACCCACCCTCCAACTGGAGCTGGCCTACGACACCGGTGCCGTGACGCCCGCCCTCCTCACCGTCAATCTGGCCACAGTTACCGGTCTGTCGGGGAAGTCCGAGGTCAACCCCGTCAGCCAGGACGGGTTGGAGAGCGGATCGCTCGTGTCCTTCAGCGTGGACGTCTACGGACAGGTGGTGGGAGTCTTCAGCAACGGCCTCAACCGCACCCTGGGGCAGCTGGCCCTGGCCAAGTTCATCAACCCGGGCGGCCTCCTTCGCCAGGGCGAGAACCTCTACTCCGTGTCCACCAACTCAGGCACCCCCCAGCATGGCGAGCCCGGTCAGGACGGCCGCGGCCTGATCAGCGCCGGGTACCTGGAGGCATCGAACGTGGATCTGGCCCAGCAGTTCACCAACATGATCGTGGCTCAGAGAGGTTTCCAGGCCAATTCGCGCATCATCAGCACGTCCGATGAAATGCTGAACGAGTTGGTCAACCTCAAACGCTAG
- a CDS encoding FhlB domain-containing protein, producing MKAVRSPAKRRAVALRYQPRAHHAPQIVAGGAGHLADRILQLADLYGVPVHRDGELVALLAQLDVGSIIPPELYAAVAEVLAFVYRMKLLAEGKDDLTHGT from the coding sequence CTGAAGGCCGTGAGAAGCCCCGCAAAGCGGCGCGCTGTCGCCCTGCGCTACCAGCCCCGGGCCCACCATGCCCCCCAGATCGTGGCCGGGGGAGCCGGCCACCTCGCCGACCGCATCCTCCAGCTGGCCGACCTGTATGGGGTTCCGGTGCACCGTGATGGCGAGCTGGTGGCCCTGCTGGCACAGCTCGACGTGGGTAGCATCATCCCGCCCGAGCTCTACGCTGCCGTGGCGGAGGTGCTGGCTTTCGTCTATCGCATGAAGCTACTGGCAGAAGGCAAAGACGATCTTACCCATGGAACGTAG